From a single Bacillus sp. NEB1478 genomic region:
- the ftsY gene encoding signal recognition particle-docking protein FtsY — MSFLKRLKEKFSNQSNESDASSEKFKSGLEKTRNSFSFKVNDLLKRYRKVDEDFFEELEEILISADVGVHTVMDIIDELKDLARTKNIKNPIELRSSITEKLAEMLQKDDGDSELNIQTDGMTVILFVGVNGVGKTTTIGKLAHQLKNEGKKVILAAGDTFRAGAIDQLEVWGERAGVDVIKHHEGADPAAVIFDSIQAAKSRKADVLLCDTAGRLQNKVNLMNELSKVKRVIEREVPGAPHEVLLVVDATTGQNAMNQAKTFGQSTDVTGLVLTKLDGTAKGGIVLAIRHELDIPVKFVGLGEKIDDLQKFDSEQFVYGLFAGSEDEEEAE, encoded by the coding sequence GTGAGCTTTTTAAAACGACTAAAAGAAAAATTTTCAAATCAATCAAATGAATCAGATGCTTCATCTGAAAAATTTAAAAGCGGTCTTGAAAAAACAAGAAATTCATTTTCTTTTAAAGTAAATGATCTTTTGAAAAGATACAGAAAAGTGGATGAAGATTTTTTTGAAGAACTGGAAGAAATCTTAATTAGTGCTGATGTTGGAGTTCACACTGTAATGGATATTATTGATGAACTAAAGGATCTTGCACGTACAAAAAATATAAAGAATCCAATAGAGCTTCGTTCATCCATTACTGAAAAACTTGCCGAAATGCTGCAAAAAGACGATGGCGACAGTGAACTTAACATTCAAACAGACGGGATGACCGTAATATTGTTTGTTGGTGTTAATGGGGTTGGAAAAACAACGACCATCGGAAAACTTGCTCATCAGCTAAAGAATGAAGGCAAAAAAGTAATATTAGCTGCAGGAGATACATTCCGAGCTGGAGCAATCGATCAGCTTGAAGTTTGGGGAGAACGTGCTGGAGTAGATGTGATTAAACATCACGAAGGTGCTGATCCAGCTGCTGTTATTTTTGACAGCATCCAGGCTGCCAAGTCACGAAAAGCAGATGTGCTTTTATGTGATACAGCCGGAAGACTGCAAAATAAAGTAAATTTAATGAATGAGCTGTCAAAGGTGAAACGTGTTATTGAACGCGAGGTACCAGGAGCTCCACATGAAGTGCTATTAGTTGTAGATGCAACGACTGGTCAAAACGCAATGAATCAAGCGAAAACGTTTGGCCAGTCAACTGATGTTACAGGCCTAGTGCTGACAAAATTAGATGGAACGGCTAAAGGCGGGATTGTTCTGGCTATTCGTCACGAGCTTGATATTCCTGTAAAGTTTGTAGGTTTAGGTGAAAAAATAGACGACCTTCAAAAATTTGATTCAGAACAATTTGTTTACGGATTATTTGCTGGAAGTGAAGATGAGGAAGAAGCAGAGTAA
- the fapR gene encoding transcription factor FapR, translated as MKKTKKERQMLLTETIKQTPFITDEELAEKFGVSVQTIRLDRLELSIPELRERIKSVAVTKLDEVKALPLDEVIGEIIDLQLDQSAISILDIREEHVFSRNKIARGHHVFAQANSLAVAIINDELALTAKANIRFSRTVKAGERIIAKARVLEKASERTIVEVNSFVDKELVFNGEFTMYRSKQDSKEGS; from the coding sequence ATGAAGAAAACGAAAAAGGAGCGACAAATGCTTCTTACTGAAACGATCAAACAAACACCATTCATAACAGACGAAGAGCTCGCTGAAAAGTTTGGAGTAAGTGTCCAGACAATCAGACTGGACCGCCTTGAACTTTCCATTCCTGAACTAAGAGAACGAATTAAATCAGTTGCGGTTACGAAACTAGATGAAGTTAAGGCTTTGCCTCTTGATGAAGTGATAGGTGAAATTATCGACCTACAATTGGATCAATCTGCTATTTCAATCTTGGATATTAGAGAAGAGCACGTTTTCTCAAGAAATAAAATAGCAAGAGGTCATCATGTTTTTGCACAAGCTAATTCTTTAGCTGTCGCTATTATTAATGATGAGCTTGCATTAACGGCAAAAGCAAATATTCGTTTTTCCCGGACGGTAAAAGCAGGGGAAAGAATTATTGCAAAAGCAAGGGTTTTAGAAAAGGCCTCAGAACGCACAATTGTCGAAGTAAATAGTTTTGTTGATAAAGAACTTGTTTTTAACGGTGAATTTACGATGTACAGATCAAAACAAGATTCGAAGGAAGGAAGTTAA
- a CDS encoding DUF1128 domain-containing protein, translating into MDLSIENHENISFMIESLKKKLQIVNSGIIQPEDYELNKYEDVKELYEMVMKMPSFSIRDMESIVEELASLKKK; encoded by the coding sequence ATGGACTTGTCTATCGAAAACCATGAAAATATTTCATTTATGATCGAAAGTTTAAAAAAGAAACTGCAAATTGTAAACAGCGGTATTATTCAACCCGAAGATTATGAGTTAAATAAATATGAAGATGTTAAAGAGCTTTATGAAATGGTGATGAAGATGCCTTCTTTCAGCATTCGTGATATGGAAAGTATTGTTGAAGAGCTTGCATCTCTGAAAAAGAAATAA
- the smc gene encoding chromosome segregation protein SMC: MFLKRIDVAGFKSFAERIQVEFVQGVTAVVGPNGSGKSNISDAVRWVLGEQSAKSLRGSKMEDIIFAGSDNRKPLNVAEVTLTLDNEDQHLPLDYNELSITRRVFRSGDSEYLINKQQCRLKDIVELFMDSGLGREAFSIIGQGRVEEILSSKSEERRKIFEEAAGVLKYKTRKQKAEQKLSETQENLNRVEDILHELEDQVEPLKIQASIAKDFLEKKQELEVVETAVLVHEIEDLHQRWEKQKLFVAELQQQEEALSRQVRHGETTIERARLDMQAMDESIDELQGALLLASETLEKLEGKKEVLKERKKNYDQHKSSLIEQIQQLKEKRDHLEKQLKIENEVLSEKEKQLKQVKKQVKEEEGRLAVLEMDVESELEKLKSDYFDRLNEQTTIKNEIRYIEEQSKQQSFKSGKLDEENNKYIIQRSELQKAKLEFQNKFQLAETELKQKLEEYQNVRFVISKKEMDNQKVQEKLYQAYQFIQQFKSKKEMLESMQDEYAGFMQGVKEVLKAKNSRLNGIEGAVAELISVPSEVETAIETALGGSMQHIVVDHDQNAMKAIQYLKQTRAGRATFLPLNVIKARSVSNGDAQNASMVESFVGVAANLIKYDEKYENIVGNLLGNIIISKDIKGANEIAKKVSYRYRIVTLEGDVVSPGGSMSGGSLKQKSTSLLSRQREVEELSEKLIVMEKQTLQLESKVSKQKEELIKEKERLEQLRVQGEQYRELEQELKSQLREAELDEKNLNDRLQLYDREKQSFNTEKTAAEIRLSDLQSKFNLAVQAGKNLEDKIADLSEKKKMHQTSKEELRETLTALKIKAAELEQQVANQKEKSERLQEEFHIAKEKTKENEEDFWLLEKEMNTSSSGEDSLDEQITQKRHEKNSAIKLIAERRQERMKSFQSVELMETELKEAKRQYKQLSDGLKTEEVSINRLDVELENRLTLLREEYELTYEGAKEKHKLEIPLQDAKKKVRLIKMAIEELGVVNIGAIEEYERVSQRYNFLIEQRNDLTEAKDTLYGVISEMDEEMKNRFEETFTAIRSHFGVIFKELFGGGRADLVLTQPDDMLSTGVDIMAQPPGKKLQQLGLLSGGERALTAIALLFAILKVRPVPFCILDEVEAALDDANVHRFAKFLRAFSKDTQFIVVTHRKGTMEEADVLYGVTMQESGVSKLVSVRLEDTRELVTS; encoded by the coding sequence ATGTTCCTCAAAAGAATTGATGTAGCTGGGTTTAAATCTTTTGCTGAAAGAATCCAAGTTGAATTTGTTCAAGGGGTAACAGCAGTTGTCGGTCCAAATGGAAGCGGGAAGAGTAATATTTCTGACGCAGTTCGTTGGGTCCTTGGAGAACAATCTGCAAAATCACTGCGCGGCTCTAAAATGGAAGATATTATTTTTGCCGGAAGTGATAACCGTAAACCATTAAACGTGGCAGAAGTGACACTTACTTTAGACAATGAAGATCAGCATCTGCCGCTTGATTATAATGAATTATCGATTACTAGAAGAGTGTTTCGTTCAGGAGACAGTGAATACTTGATCAATAAACAACAATGCAGATTAAAAGATATAGTTGAATTATTCATGGATTCAGGCTTGGGAAGAGAAGCTTTTTCTATTATCGGTCAAGGCCGGGTAGAGGAAATTTTAAGCAGTAAGTCTGAAGAAAGAAGGAAGATTTTTGAAGAAGCTGCTGGTGTTTTGAAATACAAAACAAGAAAACAAAAGGCAGAACAAAAATTATCTGAAACCCAAGAGAATTTAAATCGTGTGGAAGATATTTTGCATGAACTAGAAGATCAAGTTGAGCCGCTAAAAATACAGGCTTCAATCGCTAAAGATTTTCTTGAAAAAAAACAAGAGCTTGAAGTTGTTGAAACGGCAGTGCTTGTTCATGAAATCGAGGACTTGCACCAGCGCTGGGAAAAGCAAAAACTCTTTGTAGCGGAATTACAGCAGCAAGAGGAGGCATTATCGCGCCAAGTCAGACACGGAGAAACAACCATTGAACGTGCAAGACTGGATATGCAGGCGATGGATGAATCTATCGATGAACTGCAGGGGGCACTCCTATTAGCTAGTGAAACGCTTGAAAAACTTGAAGGTAAAAAAGAAGTATTAAAGGAAAGAAAGAAAAACTATGATCAGCATAAATCTTCTTTAATAGAGCAGATTCAGCAGCTTAAAGAAAAAAGAGACCATCTTGAGAAACAATTAAAGATCGAGAATGAAGTGCTTTCTGAGAAAGAAAAGCAGTTAAAACAAGTAAAAAAACAAGTGAAAGAAGAAGAAGGTCGTTTGGCAGTTCTTGAAATGGACGTAGAATCTGAACTAGAAAAGCTTAAAAGTGATTATTTTGATCGTCTCAACGAACAAACGACAATTAAAAATGAGATTCGATACATTGAAGAACAGTCCAAGCAGCAAAGTTTCAAAAGTGGAAAATTAGATGAAGAAAACAATAAATATATAATTCAAAGATCAGAATTACAAAAAGCAAAATTAGAATTCCAGAACAAATTCCAATTGGCTGAAACGGAATTAAAACAAAAGCTTGAAGAATATCAAAATGTACGTTTTGTGATATCAAAAAAAGAAATGGATAATCAAAAAGTTCAAGAAAAATTATACCAAGCTTACCAGTTTATTCAGCAGTTTAAATCAAAAAAAGAGATGCTGGAATCTATGCAAGACGAATACGCAGGTTTTATGCAAGGTGTAAAAGAAGTATTAAAAGCTAAGAATTCCCGTTTGAATGGTATAGAAGGAGCCGTGGCCGAGCTCATTTCTGTTCCATCTGAAGTTGAAACAGCTATAGAAACCGCTTTAGGCGGTTCAATGCAGCATATTGTCGTTGATCATGATCAAAATGCGATGAAGGCAATACAGTATCTGAAACAAACAAGAGCAGGCAGAGCAACATTCTTACCATTAAACGTGATAAAGGCACGATCTGTTTCGAATGGTGATGCACAAAATGCGAGTATGGTTGAATCGTTTGTTGGAGTTGCTGCAAATCTAATCAAGTATGATGAGAAATACGAAAACATTGTTGGAAATTTATTAGGTAATATCATCATTTCTAAAGATATTAAAGGCGCGAATGAAATTGCAAAAAAAGTGAGCTATCGTTACCGGATTGTAACTTTAGAAGGTGATGTTGTAAGTCCAGGCGGTTCTATGTCAGGGGGAAGCCTGAAGCAAAAGAGCACATCTCTATTAAGCAGGCAGCGTGAAGTTGAAGAGCTGTCAGAAAAGTTAATCGTAATGGAGAAACAAACTCTTCAGCTCGAATCGAAAGTTTCCAAGCAAAAGGAAGAACTAATTAAAGAAAAAGAACGTTTAGAACAATTAAGGGTTCAAGGGGAACAATATAGAGAGCTAGAACAAGAATTAAAATCCCAATTACGTGAAGCAGAATTGGATGAAAAGAATTTGAACGACAGACTTCAGTTGTATGATCGGGAAAAACAATCGTTTAATACCGAGAAAACAGCTGCAGAAATTAGATTATCCGATCTTCAAAGTAAATTCAATTTAGCTGTGCAAGCTGGAAAAAATCTTGAAGACAAAATTGCGGATTTATCAGAAAAGAAAAAGATGCACCAAACCTCCAAAGAAGAATTGAGAGAGACTTTAACCGCTCTGAAAATTAAAGCGGCAGAACTTGAGCAGCAAGTTGCTAACCAAAAAGAAAAAAGTGAACGGCTGCAAGAGGAGTTTCATATTGCAAAAGAAAAAACAAAAGAAAATGAAGAAGATTTCTGGCTCCTTGAAAAAGAAATGAATACAAGTTCTTCTGGTGAGGATTCGCTTGATGAGCAAATCACTCAAAAAAGACATGAAAAAAATTCAGCGATTAAATTGATTGCTGAAAGAAGACAAGAGAGAATGAAATCCTTCCAATCCGTTGAATTGATGGAAACTGAACTGAAAGAAGCAAAAAGACAATATAAGCAGTTAAGTGACGGTCTGAAGACAGAAGAAGTAAGTATCAACAGACTCGATGTTGAATTAGAAAATCGTTTGACGCTTTTACGTGAAGAGTATGAACTTACTTATGAAGGTGCGAAAGAAAAACATAAATTAGAGATTCCTCTGCAGGACGCCAAGAAGAAAGTTAGACTTATTAAAATGGCGATTGAAGAGCTTGGTGTTGTAAACATTGGCGCGATTGAGGAATATGAGAGAGTCAGTCAGCGGTATAACTTTTTGATCGAACAAAGAAATGATCTAACCGAAGCGAAGGATACTTTATATGGTGTAATCTCTGAAATGGATGAAGAAATGAAAAACAGGTTTGAAGAAACATTTACAGCGATCCGTTCTCATTTTGGAGTTATCTTTAAAGAGTTGTTCGGCGGTGGCCGTGCAGATCTTGTCCTGACGCAGCCTGATGACATGCTTTCAACAGGCGTAGATATAATGGCTCAGCCTCCAGGAAAGAAATTGCAGCAGCTCGGCTTGCTGTCGGGAGGAGAACGTGCCTTAACAGCTATCGCATTACTGTTTGCGATCTTGAAAGTCAGACCAGTACCATTCTGTATACTAGACGAAGTAGAAGCAGCGCTGGATGATGCAAATGTACATCGCTTTGCTAAATTTCTTCGTGCATTTAGCAAAGACACCCAGTTTATCGTGGTTACTCATCGAAAAGGAACAATGGAAGAAGCAGATGTATTATATGGCGTTACGATGCAGGAATCAGGTGTATCAAAGCTTGTCTCTGTTCGATTAGAAGATACACGTGAATTAGTAACATCTTAA
- the plsX gene encoding phosphate acyltransferase PlsX encodes MNIAIDAMGGDNAPKEIVKGALLAVEQYPDLVITLVGNENKIKEHLTNDHPFKIIHTEEVIETSEEPVRAVRRKKNASMVLAANEVKSGNADAYISAGNTGALMASGLFYVGRIKGIERPALAPTLPTLDGRGFLFLDVGANMDAKPEHLLQYALMGSVYCKQVRGIENPRVGLLNVGAENEKGNALTKAAFPLLQEADINFVGNVESRDLLMGAADVVVCDGFAGNLVLKSIEGTAMSMFSMIKETLTSSLTSKIAAGVLKPKLRGIKDKLDYTEYGGAGLFGLAAPVIKAHGSSNANAVLNAIRQTKEMVDKNVVNTILDHVQSNDNKEE; translated from the coding sequence ATGAATATCGCAATAGACGCAATGGGCGGCGACAATGCACCAAAGGAGATTGTTAAAGGTGCACTGCTAGCTGTTGAACAATATCCTGATCTTGTAATTACATTAGTCGGTAATGAAAATAAAATCAAAGAGCATTTAACGAATGATCACCCTTTCAAGATCATACATACAGAAGAAGTGATCGAAACATCGGAAGAACCGGTTCGCGCTGTTCGTCGTAAAAAAAATGCTTCTATGGTTCTAGCAGCTAATGAAGTGAAATCTGGTAATGCAGATGCTTATATATCAGCAGGAAATACCGGAGCACTAATGGCAAGCGGATTATTCTATGTTGGAAGAATAAAAGGAATCGAAAGACCAGCACTTGCACCAACACTTCCAACGTTAGACGGCCGCGGATTTTTATTTTTAGATGTAGGTGCAAATATGGATGCGAAACCTGAACATTTATTGCAGTATGCACTTATGGGTTCAGTTTATTGTAAGCAAGTAAGAGGAATCGAAAATCCTCGAGTAGGTTTGCTGAATGTAGGAGCAGAAAACGAAAAGGGAAATGCTTTAACAAAAGCAGCTTTTCCGCTTTTACAAGAAGCTGACATTAACTTTGTTGGAAATGTAGAATCCAGAGATCTTCTTATGGGTGCTGCTGATGTTGTTGTTTGTGACGGATTTGCAGGGAACCTCGTTTTAAAATCAATCGAGGGAACTGCTATGAGTATGTTCTCGATGATAAAAGAAACACTTACATCAAGTTTAACGAGCAAGATTGCTGCCGGCGTATTAAAACCAAAACTTCGCGGAATCAAAGATAAACTCGACTACACAGAGTATGGAGGAGCGGGACTTTTTGGATTAGCAGCTCCGGTTATTAAAGCACACGGTTCTTCTAATGCTAATGCGGTCTTAAATGCTATTAGGCAGACCAAAGAAATGGTTGACAAAAACGTCGTAAACACCATTTTGGATCATGTTCAATCAAACGATAATAAGGAGGAATAG
- the fabD gene encoding ACP S-malonyltransferase, with protein MGKIAFLFPGQGSQFVGMGKQLAEQETAAKDVFSKADEKLKLDLSKIIFEGPEEVLKKTEYTQPALLTVSTAVLEVFKQHGIKPDFTAGHSLGEYSALVAAESISFEDAVFAVRNRGLLMEEAVPSGVGTMAAVLGMDQEQLESITSEVTESGNSVQVANLNCPGQIVISGTVKGVEDAGAQAKKEGAKVIPLQVSGPFHSSLMKPAAEKFSEVLSAIEIKDAKTPVIANVTAKPVTAGAEIKVKLIEQLYSPVRWEETVRELMDQGVDTFIEIGPGKVLCGLIKKVNRRANCMAIGDMDSLAAAVEKLKGESIDAN; from the coding sequence ATGGGCAAAATCGCTTTTCTATTTCCTGGACAAGGGTCACAATTTGTAGGAATGGGTAAACAATTAGCTGAACAGGAAACTGCTGCGAAAGATGTATTTTCAAAAGCGGATGAAAAACTGAAGCTGGACTTATCAAAAATCATTTTTGAAGGACCAGAAGAAGTATTAAAGAAAACAGAATATACACAGCCTGCGCTGTTAACTGTAAGTACTGCAGTATTAGAAGTATTTAAGCAACATGGGATAAAACCAGATTTCACGGCAGGGCATAGCTTAGGTGAGTATTCAGCATTAGTAGCAGCAGAAAGTATATCTTTTGAAGATGCCGTTTTTGCAGTAAGAAACAGAGGACTCCTTATGGAAGAAGCTGTCCCTTCAGGTGTCGGTACGATGGCAGCTGTTTTAGGGATGGATCAAGAGCAATTAGAATCTATTACTAGCGAAGTAACAGAATCAGGAAACAGTGTACAAGTAGCAAACTTAAACTGCCCTGGACAAATAGTTATTTCCGGAACTGTAAAAGGTGTGGAAGACGCTGGAGCGCAGGCGAAAAAAGAAGGTGCAAAAGTAATTCCGCTGCAAGTGAGCGGACCTTTTCATTCTTCATTAATGAAACCGGCAGCGGAGAAGTTTTCTGAAGTTTTGTCAGCGATTGAAATAAAGGATGCAAAAACACCTGTAATCGCTAATGTAACAGCGAAACCTGTAACTGCCGGAGCGGAGATTAAAGTAAAACTGATCGAACAGCTTTATTCGCCTGTTCGCTGGGAAGAAACAGTCCGTGAATTGATGGATCAAGGTGTAGATACATTTATTGAAATCGGACCAGGAAAAGTTTTATGCGGTCTTATTAAAAAAGTAAACCGAAGAGCTAATTGTATGGCAATCGGTGATATGGATTCATTAGCAGCAGCTGTTGAAAAACTGAAGGGAGAATCTATTGATGCTAACTAA
- a CDS encoding putative DNA-binding protein, with amino-acid sequence MLDKTMRMNYLYDFYQSLLTPKQRNYMGLYYLDDYSLGEIAEQYSVSRQAVYDNIKRTEAMLEEYEDKLGLFAKFQEREQLLSSLRELLKSEPDNVLAIIDRLENME; translated from the coding sequence ATGCTCGATAAAACGATGAGAATGAACTACCTTTATGATTTTTATCAATCACTTTTAACCCCTAAACAAAGAAATTATATGGGGTTGTATTATTTGGATGATTATTCTCTCGGTGAAATTGCCGAACAGTATAGTGTCAGCCGCCAAGCCGTTTATGATAATATAAAACGGACAGAGGCGATGCTCGAGGAATACGAAGATAAGTTAGGGCTTTTTGCAAAGTTTCAGGAACGTGAACAGTTGCTGTCATCTTTAAGAGAGCTGCTGAAATCTGAACCTGATAACGTACTTGCAATTATCGATCGCCTTGAAAATATGGAATAG
- the rnc gene encoding ribonuclease III: protein MDDKVRIQKVAPLQEHLNVTFENVKLLAQAFTHSSYVNEHRGRTFEDNERLEFLGDAVLELTISQFLYSKFTNMSEGELTKLRAAIVCEPSLVLFANELHFGDYVLLGKGEENTGGRTRPALLADVFEAFIGALYLDQGLEKVKEFLNQHVVPRINEGAFSHVMDFKSQLQEYVQREGLGHIDYKIVQEKGPAHNREFVSEVRLNEEAFGIGYGRSKKEAEQHAAQEAIGKFSKKI from the coding sequence ATGGACGATAAGGTCCGCATCCAGAAAGTAGCCCCTTTACAGGAACATTTAAACGTAACTTTTGAAAATGTAAAACTTTTAGCACAAGCTTTTACCCATTCATCATATGTGAATGAGCATCGAGGAAGAACATTTGAAGATAACGAAAGGCTGGAGTTTTTAGGGGATGCCGTTTTGGAATTGACCATTTCTCAATTTTTATACAGTAAGTTCACAAACATGAGTGAAGGCGAGCTCACCAAATTAAGAGCTGCGATTGTATGTGAACCATCACTCGTGCTTTTTGCAAACGAATTGCACTTTGGTGATTATGTATTACTGGGAAAAGGTGAAGAAAACACGGGTGGAAGAACTCGCCCGGCACTGCTAGCCGATGTCTTTGAAGCTTTTATCGGAGCGCTTTACTTGGATCAGGGACTTGAGAAGGTTAAAGAATTTTTAAACCAGCACGTGGTTCCGCGTATTAACGAAGGTGCTTTTTCTCATGTGATGGATTTTAAGAGCCAGCTGCAGGAATATGTTCAGCGAGAAGGATTAGGTCACATCGATTATAAGATTGTTCAGGAAAAAGGACCTGCGCATAACAGAGAATTTGTTTCTGAAGTAAGATTAAATGAAGAAGCATTTGGAATCGGCTACGGAAGGTCGAAAAAAGAAGCTGAACAACATGCTGCACAAGAAGCTATTGGTAAATTCTCTAAAAAGATCTAG
- the acpP gene encoding acyl carrier protein, producing the protein MADVIERVSKIVVDRLGVDASEVKPEASFKEDLGADSLDVVELVMELEDEFELEISDEDAEKIATVGDVVNYINSKQ; encoded by the coding sequence ATGGCAGACGTAATAGAAAGAGTTTCAAAGATTGTTGTAGACCGTCTTGGTGTTGACGCGTCTGAGGTTAAGCCTGAAGCTTCCTTCAAAGAAGATCTTGGTGCAGATTCTCTTGATGTAGTTGAACTTGTAATGGAACTTGAGGATGAGTTCGAATTAGAAATTTCTGATGAAGATGCTGAAAAAATTGCAACTGTTGGTGATGTTGTAAATTACATAAACAGCAAACAGTAA
- the fabG gene encoding 3-oxoacyl-[acyl-carrier-protein] reductase → MLTNKSVLVTGASRGIGRAIALYFAKQGAKVAVNYSGSEEKANEVVAEIKENGGTAFSIKADISSSDDVANMIKTVIDEFGSLDVLVNNAGITRDNLLMRMKEEDWDAVINTNLKGVFLTTKAVTRQMMKQRNGRIINIASIVGVSGNAGQANYVAAKAGVIGLTKTTAKELSSRGITVNAIAPGFIETDMTGKLEEGIKEDMLRNIPLARFGQPDDIAAAAAFLASDQSSYITGQTLHVDGGMVM, encoded by the coding sequence ATGCTAACTAATAAATCTGTTTTAGTAACTGGAGCTTCAAGAGGAATTGGCCGTGCTATTGCACTTTATTTTGCCAAACAAGGTGCAAAAGTAGCTGTTAACTATTCAGGCAGTGAAGAAAAAGCAAACGAAGTAGTAGCAGAGATTAAAGAAAACGGCGGAACTGCTTTTTCTATAAAGGCAGATATTTCGAGCAGTGATGATGTTGCAAATATGATTAAAACAGTGATCGATGAATTTGGAAGCCTGGATGTTCTCGTTAATAATGCTGGAATCACTAGAGATAACTTACTGATGAGAATGAAAGAAGAAGATTGGGATGCTGTTATTAATACAAACCTTAAAGGTGTGTTTTTAACAACAAAAGCCGTTACTAGGCAAATGATGAAACAAAGAAATGGCCGCATTATTAATATCGCATCCATTGTTGGTGTATCTGGAAATGCTGGACAAGCAAATTATGTGGCAGCAAAAGCGGGAGTAATCGGTTTAACGAAAACAACGGCTAAAGAACTTTCATCCAGAGGGATTACGGTTAATGCAATTGCTCCTGGTTTTATAGAGACAGATATGACAGGTAAACTTGAAGAAGGAATTAAAGAAGATATGTTAAGAAACATACCTTTAGCCCGATTTGGACAGCCTGATGATATCGCAGCCGCAGCCGCTTTCCTTGCGAGTGACCAAAGTTCTTATATTACTGGTCAAACACTGCATGTTGACGGCGGAATGGTAATGTAA
- the ffh gene encoding signal recognition particle protein yields MAFEGLADRLQNTLQKIRGKGKVNEADVKEMMREVRLALLEADVNFKVVKDFVKKVSERAVGQEVLKSLTPGQQVVKVVNDELTTLMGGEQSKIAVSNRPPTVIMMVGLQGAGKTTTTGKLANHLRKKQNRKPLLAAADIYRPAAIKQLETVGKQLDFPVFQMGDQVSPVKIAESAIAKAKEDHHDYVIIDTAGRLHIDENLMDELKQVKEISKPDEIFLVVDAMTGQDAVNVAQSFNEALGITGVVLTKLDGDTRGGAALSIKAVTGLPIKFVGLGEKMDALEPFHPDRMASRILGMGDMLTLIEKAQTSVDEEKARDLQKKMRDMSFTFDDFLDQMGQVRNLGPLDEILGMLPGANKMKGLKNVQIDEKQINHVEAIIRSMTLKEREQPEIINASRKRRIAKGSGRPVQEINRLIKQFEDMKKMMKQMSGMMNGKKKKGGFKFPFM; encoded by the coding sequence ATGGCATTTGAAGGTTTAGCCGACCGTCTTCAGAACACTTTACAGAAAATCCGCGGAAAAGGGAAAGTAAATGAAGCGGATGTAAAGGAAATGATGAGGGAAGTACGCCTCGCCCTTCTAGAGGCAGACGTTAACTTTAAAGTGGTAAAAGATTTTGTGAAAAAGGTATCTGAACGTGCAGTTGGTCAGGAAGTCTTAAAAAGTTTGACTCCCGGACAGCAAGTTGTAAAAGTAGTAAATGACGAACTTACAACACTAATGGGTGGAGAACAAAGTAAGATTGCAGTTTCAAACCGGCCACCTACAGTTATAATGATGGTTGGTCTCCAAGGTGCTGGTAAGACTACCACTACTGGAAAGCTTGCAAATCATTTACGAAAGAAACAAAATCGAAAACCACTGCTTGCTGCAGCAGACATCTATCGTCCCGCGGCGATAAAACAGCTAGAAACAGTTGGAAAGCAGCTTGATTTCCCCGTGTTTCAAATGGGTGATCAAGTAAGTCCTGTTAAAATTGCTGAATCTGCTATCGCTAAGGCGAAAGAAGATCATCATGATTATGTCATTATCGATACAGCTGGACGTCTTCACATTGATGAAAATTTGATGGACGAATTGAAGCAGGTTAAAGAAATTTCAAAACCTGATGAAATTTTTCTAGTTGTAGACGCGATGACCGGTCAAGATGCGGTCAATGTAGCGCAAAGTTTTAATGAAGCATTGGGAATCACTGGTGTTGTATTAACAAAGCTTGATGGAGATACACGCGGTGGTGCCGCACTGTCAATAAAAGCTGTAACAGGACTTCCAATTAAGTTTGTAGGTCTTGGAGAAAAGATGGATGCTTTAGAGCCTTTCCATCCTGACAGAATGGCTTCAAGAATCTTAGGGATGGGTGACATGCTTACTCTAATCGAAAAGGCTCAAACCTCAGTAGATGAAGAGAAGGCACGTGATCTGCAGAAGAAGATGCGTGATATGTCTTTCACATTTGATGATTTTCTCGATCAAATGGGGCAGGTCCGTAACTTAGGTCCTTTAGATGAAATACTTGGAATGCTTCCAGGTGCAAACAAAATGAAAGGCTTAAAAAACGTACAGATTGATGAAAAACAGATCAATCACGTTGAAGCCATCATTCGATCGATGACGCTCAAAGAAAGAGAGCAGCCAGAGATTATTAATGCAAGCCGTAAGAGACGTATTGCTAAAGGAAGCGGACGTCCGGTGCAAGAAATTAATCGCCTTATCAAACAGTTCGAGGACATGAAGAAGATGATGAAACAAATGTCCGGAATGATGAATGGCAAAAAGAAAAAAGGCGGATTTAAATTCCCTTTTATGTAA